A stretch of the Desulforamulus ferrireducens genome encodes the following:
- a CDS encoding recombinase, producing MLRGKEIVKEFDEDLFTLLVERIRVKSLVEVVFVLKAGVEVREILG from the coding sequence ATGCTTCGGGGAAAGGAAATTGTGAAGGAGTTTGATGAGGATTTGTTTACTTTACTGGTGGAGAGAATACGGGTAAAGTCGCTGGTGGAGGTGGTGTTTGTATTGAAGGCGGGGGTTGAGGTAAGGGAGATATTGGGATAA
- a CDS encoding transposase gives MELELKERLHLFFSNLSLEPYTVKLRSRLPQGAKGFRRDAILRALLAAPLVGISTFTGLVDRLKSDIRFRYQCGFGVGSVPSIATFSRVFQKITTLNLAEELFLALVKECREKGVISGEVIAIDSTAINAYEQKQARHKSKNTGNGDWGAKKDSFGNTVTWFGYKLHLAVDTESELPIAFEVTPANVNDGDLGPVLIEKVSSSVPENEKPKFYVMDAGYDQLKNYEAAHKNSAQAIIPLNLRNEKEPPAGMTSNGTPVCSMGYEMVYWGADKNILKFRCPHILGKVDCPFGSAWCSASNYGLVKKVNIKEDLRRYSSPHRNTRKWEELYDQRTAVERVNSRLKVHLTANRLHVWGIKKVKTHLLLNMIVLLVGALACKQSLQKAA, from the coding sequence ATGGAACTTGAATTAAAAGAACGATTGCATCTATTTTTTTCAAACTTATCCCTGGAACCATATACTGTCAAACTAAGAAGTCGATTACCCCAAGGAGCTAAAGGTTTTAGAAGAGATGCCATCTTGAGGGCATTGCTGGCAGCTCCCCTTGTTGGTATTAGCACATTTACCGGCTTGGTAGACCGTTTGAAATCTGATATACGGTTTCGTTATCAATGCGGATTTGGCGTAGGCAGTGTACCTTCCATAGCCACATTCAGCCGGGTATTTCAGAAGATAACAACCTTAAATTTGGCAGAAGAACTTTTCCTGGCCTTGGTGAAAGAGTGCCGCGAAAAAGGCGTTATCAGCGGCGAAGTGATTGCTATAGATAGTACGGCTATTAACGCTTACGAACAAAAACAAGCACGCCATAAAAGCAAGAATACAGGCAATGGCGATTGGGGAGCTAAAAAAGACTCCTTTGGCAATACCGTAACCTGGTTTGGCTACAAACTTCATCTGGCTGTGGATACCGAAAGCGAATTGCCTATAGCATTTGAAGTTACTCCTGCTAATGTGAATGATGGTGATCTTGGCCCGGTATTAATAGAAAAAGTTAGTTCATCTGTTCCTGAGAATGAAAAACCCAAGTTTTATGTTATGGACGCAGGCTATGACCAACTAAAGAACTATGAAGCAGCTCACAAAAATTCAGCCCAGGCCATTATTCCCTTAAACCTTCGTAACGAGAAAGAACCCCCTGCTGGAATGACATCCAATGGCACTCCGGTTTGCTCCATGGGTTATGAGATGGTCTACTGGGGAGCAGATAAGAACATTTTAAAATTTCGTTGCCCCCACATTCTCGGCAAGGTAGACTGTCCATTTGGTTCTGCCTGGTGTTCCGCTTCAAATTACGGGCTGGTCAAAAAAGTCAATATTAAAGAAGATCTGCGTCGTTACTCCAGTCCTCATCGAAACACCAGAAAATGGGAAGAGTTGTATGACCAGAGAACAGCCGTCGAGAGAGTAAATTCAAGACTAAAAGTTCATCTTACAGCCAATCGGTTGCATGTTTGGGGAATCAAAAAAGTTAAAACTCATCTGTTGCTAAACATGATTGTTTTATTGGTCGGCGCTTTGGCTTGTAAGCAATCACTACAAAAAGCAGCATAA
- a CDS encoding IS110 family transposase produces the protein MITKDAKLIQPKTVVVGVDIAKRVHWATVMYEGMPVGKAFAIRNTREGFENLLFTLNALKQKLGAHSIVVGMEPTGHYFKPLAYFLANTGMCQVVLVNPYHVNRSKEFDDNSPTKNDRKDARVIARLVSQGNYFFAPLNYGVWAELRNSNAERLQLIKKRWQLKNQLTTILDQFFPEFADVFKDILGKGAIYILTHYPFPADILEVEEQTLCEGLKEATTNRVGQKRARKLREAASHSIGIKEGLKGARNQVYHLVEQLELIQRQIKDVEIKMAEQIEETGMGKYLTSIKGVGVVSAAAFLAEIGNPDDYENYKQVQKKAGLNLKENSSGQHKGKTTVSKRGRPSLLQLMYQIALVSVARNPEMKNFYRYLTTRQENPLAGKQALIAVAVKMIKVMLAVCKRREYYDGSKVGKGHRDARLQAA, from the coding sequence ATGATAACAAAGGATGCCAAGCTAATTCAACCCAAAACTGTAGTAGTTGGAGTAGACATTGCCAAGCGCGTTCATTGGGCGACGGTGATGTACGAAGGGATGCCGGTTGGCAAAGCCTTTGCCATCCGAAATACCCGGGAAGGATTTGAGAATCTTCTTTTCACCCTGAATGCTCTAAAGCAGAAACTGGGTGCACACAGCATTGTGGTGGGGATGGAACCTACAGGGCATTATTTCAAGCCGCTGGCCTATTTTCTGGCGAACACAGGGATGTGCCAGGTGGTGTTGGTAAATCCGTACCATGTAAATCGCAGCAAGGAATTTGATGATAACAGTCCTACCAAAAATGACAGAAAAGACGCGCGCGTCATAGCCAGGCTGGTAAGCCAAGGCAACTACTTCTTTGCCCCATTAAACTACGGGGTCTGGGCAGAATTAAGGAACTCCAATGCAGAACGGCTGCAGTTGATTAAGAAGCGTTGGCAGTTAAAGAACCAGCTGACGACCATACTGGACCAATTCTTTCCCGAGTTTGCGGACGTATTCAAAGACATCTTGGGTAAGGGGGCCATATATATTCTGACACACTACCCATTCCCAGCTGACATCTTGGAAGTAGAAGAGCAAACCCTGTGCGAAGGGCTGAAAGAGGCCACCACTAATCGGGTAGGCCAAAAGAGAGCCCGGAAATTAAGGGAAGCTGCTTCACATTCCATAGGGATCAAAGAAGGGTTAAAAGGGGCCAGAAACCAGGTGTATCATCTGGTTGAGCAGCTAGAACTTATCCAGCGCCAGATTAAAGACGTTGAAATCAAAATGGCCGAGCAGATAGAAGAGACCGGTATGGGTAAATATCTTACCAGCATTAAAGGAGTAGGGGTGGTAAGTGCCGCGGCATTTTTAGCTGAGATAGGTAACCCTGATGACTATGAAAACTACAAACAGGTGCAAAAGAAGGCCGGCTTAAACCTGAAGGAAAACAGTTCTGGTCAGCACAAAGGCAAGACAACCGTCAGCAAACGGGGCAGGCCGTCACTACTGCAACTGATGTACCAGATAGCGCTGGTATCAGTGGCCAGAAACCCAGAGATGAAGAACTTCTACAGATACCTGACCACAAGGCAAGAGAACCCACTGGCAGGAAAGCAAGCATTAATAGCGGTAGCAGTCAAGATGATCAAGGTAATGCTAGCGGTATGCAAAAGACGCGAGTATTACGATGGAAGCAAAGTAGGCAAAGGACACCGAGACGCCAGATTGCAGGCTGCATAA
- a CDS encoding recombinase: MRVEIKGKVDEMMSHIPFGYIIQNGRAVINEEEAVKIKKLFEVYLSGLSLSEAAQKAGIKRYHTSVARMLADKRYVEDKFYPPIISRDTFEKAQLERRRRAEALGRIYEHKGNEKKILNFRFHASMPDNLYDDPFQQAEYAYSLIKSEVILDDNQECYGNSCP; this comes from the coding sequence ATGCGGGTTGAAATTAAGGGAAAGGTTGATGAAATGATGAGCCATATACCTTTTGGATATATCATTCAAAACGGCAGGGCTGTAATTAATGAAGAGGAAGCAGTTAAAATTAAGAAGCTATTTGAGGTTTATCTTTCCGGGCTTTCTTTAAGCGAAGCGGCACAAAAAGCGGGTATTAAGCGTTACCACACATCTGTTGCAAGAATGCTGGCAGATAAACGGTATGTTGAGGACAAATTCTATCCGCCAATTATCAGCAGAGACACATTCGAAAAAGCACAACTGGAAAGACGCAGGCGAGCTGAGGCGCTTGGCAGGATTTATGAACATAAAGGAAATGAAAAGAAAATCTTAAATTTTAGGTTTCATGCTTCAATGCCAGATAATCTATACGATGATCCATTTCAGCAGGCAGAGTATGCTTATAGTCTTATTAAGAGCGAGGTGATTTTAGATGATAACCAGGAATGTTACGGTAATTCCTGCCCGTAA
- a CDS encoding ABC transporter permease translates to MNEIIDLTVWQVAFAYLFVLIVLAIVRIRGIKREKEIVISSVRMTLQLVLTGYILVYIFNNPSPFITGGIILLMEAFAVYTVFKKFKGRLSNPLKKVIAFSMSIGTLSCLLYFLFVVVRISPWYDPQYFVPIAGMLIGNSMTGISLGVKSLLEGMTTQKALVEETLMLGATPQAATRSIINSTFDAAIMPTINSMVGMGIVFLPGMMTGQILSGTSPTTAIAYQIAIMLGILGAVALTVIIMLQLGYRTFFNKEEQLY, encoded by the coding sequence ATGAACGAAATCATTGATTTAACAGTCTGGCAGGTTGCGTTTGCGTATCTGTTTGTTTTAATCGTGCTTGCAATTGTAAGAATACGGGGAATAAAGAGAGAAAAAGAAATCGTTATATCCTCTGTCAGAATGACTTTGCAGCTTGTTTTGACCGGATATATACTGGTGTATATATTTAACAATCCCAGCCCGTTCATTACCGGAGGAATCATTTTGCTCATGGAGGCCTTTGCAGTTTATACTGTATTTAAAAAATTCAAAGGAAGACTATCAAACCCTTTAAAAAAAGTTATTGCTTTTTCCATGAGCATAGGTACTCTATCGTGTCTTTTATATTTTCTATTTGTCGTAGTGCGGATTTCCCCATGGTATGATCCGCAATATTTTGTGCCAATAGCCGGAATGCTTATTGGCAATTCAATGACGGGGATATCACTTGGCGTTAAATCCCTGCTCGAAGGAATGACAACACAGAAAGCTCTGGTGGAAGAAACACTGATGCTTGGAGCAACACCACAGGCTGCAACAAGAAGCATAATCAACAGTACTTTTGATGCAGCTATTATGCCAACCATCAATTCAATGGTTGGAATGGGTATAGTTTTTTTGCCGGGGATGATGACAGGTCAAATTCTTTCCGGCACTTCACCGACAACAGCTATTGCTTATCAAATTGCCATAATGCTTGGAATTCTTGGCGCTGTCGCACTTACTGTTATCATTATGCTGCAGTTGGGCTATCGTACATTCTTCAATAAGGAAGAACAACTATATTAA
- a CDS encoding ISLre2 family transposase has translation MDEVGADLVAEALEIVNQVYRNSKERKKYWKIKEKAAKKTLTTIFGEVRYERTYYQNKKTGEYSYLSDEAVGIEAHDKIDASLKVKLIEDAIYTSYGRSGKEASKAVELTSQTVMNSIRELGSVSNNAAEIRLDKKRVKILYIEADEDHVPLQDKGKAEPKLVYVHEGKIQVSKGRWKLINPRYFSGVYANSDELWIEVSDYIDKAYDLDRIEKIYLSGDGAPWIKNGLGWIKGSIYVLDRYHLTKYITQATAHMEHTTSIMWDYINAGDKKSVRELLNAIISATESDTKREAVLEARRYILGNWEGIMSQYDVDYVGCSAEGHISHILSSRLSSRPLGWCKTGVDQMSRLRAFAANGGNVYELFMKQKKAIAKKARNLKIDQEIIRKRQLKSSHETIGNITVLNIGKRTWAHEFLKSIRDS, from the coding sequence TTGGATGAGGTTGGAGCAGATTTAGTAGCCGAAGCACTGGAAATAGTGAACCAAGTGTACAGAAATAGTAAGGAACGTAAAAAATATTGGAAGATAAAAGAAAAGGCTGCTAAGAAGACTCTAACAACAATATTTGGTGAAGTAAGGTATGAAAGGACATATTACCAGAATAAAAAGACAGGCGAATACAGCTATCTATCAGATGAAGCTGTAGGTATAGAAGCCCATGACAAAATAGATGCTTCCCTGAAAGTGAAGCTGATAGAAGATGCAATATATACGTCTTATGGCAGAAGTGGTAAGGAGGCATCAAAAGCAGTAGAGCTTACATCTCAAACTGTAATGAACAGTATACGAGAGCTTGGTAGTGTAAGTAACAATGCGGCAGAAATTAGGTTGGATAAAAAGCGTGTAAAAATACTCTACATAGAGGCTGATGAAGATCATGTACCGCTTCAGGATAAGGGTAAGGCAGAACCAAAGCTAGTATATGTGCATGAGGGCAAAATACAAGTTAGCAAAGGCCGCTGGAAGTTAATAAACCCAAGGTATTTTAGTGGTGTTTATGCAAACAGTGATGAGCTTTGGATAGAAGTATCGGATTACATAGATAAAGCTTATGATCTGGATAGGATAGAAAAAATCTACCTGTCAGGAGATGGCGCACCTTGGATAAAGAACGGCTTAGGCTGGATTAAGGGTAGTATCTATGTATTGGATCGTTATCACCTAACAAAGTATATTACACAAGCTACAGCTCATATGGAACACACCACATCAATCATGTGGGATTACATAAATGCCGGTGATAAAAAGAGTGTAAGAGAACTATTAAATGCAATCATAAGCGCAACCGAATCAGACACAAAGAGAGAAGCTGTCCTGGAAGCAAGAAGATATATACTTGGCAACTGGGAAGGTATAATGAGTCAATACGATGTAGATTATGTTGGCTGTAGTGCAGAAGGTCATATCAGCCATATCTTATCGTCCAGACTTAGCTCACGGCCTCTGGGATGGTGCAAAACAGGAGTAGATCAGATGTCTAGGCTAAGAGCTTTTGCAGCAAATGGCGGTAATGTGTATGAGTTATTTATGAAACAAAAGAAAGCAATAGCAAAAAAAGCAAGGAATCTAAAAATTGATCAAGAGATTATCAGAAAACGTCAACTTAAGTCATCCCATGAAACTATCGGAAATATCACAGTTTTGAACATTGGTAAAAGGACTTGGGCTCACGAATTTCTTAAATCAATAAGGGATTCCTAG
- a CDS encoding ABC transporter ATP-binding protein: protein MFKFIDVRYKGVLDLPTLYIEKEKITTLVGASGSGKTTILKMLNKMISPTQGRILFNGVDLKEINSVAHRRRVTMLSQSPAMFEGSIRDNLIAGLRFQQREIPSDEVLYQVLEQVKLKKSLESSANTLSGGEKQRLALGRVLILNPDVYLLDEPSSALDDETEEIIIHMVTEHVRRENKTLVMVTHSKAIAEKYSDTIIEISEGRCSSRRCNNERNH, encoded by the coding sequence ATGTTTAAATTTATTGATGTAAGATACAAGGGTGTATTAGACCTGCCGACGCTTTATATAGAAAAGGAGAAAATAACAACCCTAGTTGGTGCAAGCGGCAGCGGTAAAACAACAATTTTGAAAATGTTGAATAAAATGATTTCTCCCACGCAGGGCAGGATTTTATTTAATGGTGTGGATTTGAAAGAGATAAATTCTGTTGCTCACCGTAGACGCGTTACCATGCTTTCTCAAAGTCCTGCCATGTTTGAAGGAAGTATCAGGGACAATTTAATTGCAGGGCTAAGGTTTCAGCAAAGAGAAATTCCAAGCGATGAAGTGCTTTATCAGGTTTTAGAGCAGGTTAAGTTAAAAAAGTCGCTTGAAAGTTCAGCAAATACTCTTTCAGGAGGAGAAAAACAAAGGCTTGCTTTAGGCCGGGTGCTGATACTTAACCCAGATGTTTATCTTCTTGACGAACCATCATCTGCGCTGGATGATGAGACGGAAGAAATTATAATTCATATGGTAACAGAGCATGTTAGAAGAGAAAATAAAACTCTTGTAATGGTAACCCATTCAAAAGCAATTGCTGAAAAATACTCCGACACAATAATTGAAATATCGGAAGGCAGATGCTCGAGCAGGAGGTGCAATAATGAACGAAATCATTGA
- the tnpA gene encoding IS200/IS605 family transposase, translated as MVFAPKYRRQEIYGKKKKEIGKILRELCDWKGVQIIEANACPDHIHMLVAIPPKLSISSFMGFLKGKSSLRIFEKFGNLKYKYGNRHFWCRGYYVSTVGRNKKAIEQYIKNQLHEDMMSDQISLKEYMDPFKGSK; from the coding sequence ATAGTATTTGCTCCAAAGTATAGAAGACAAGAAATATATGGAAAGAAAAAGAAAGAAATAGGGAAGATATTACGAGAATTATGTGATTGGAAAGGAGTGCAGATAATAGAAGCCAATGCATGTCCAGATCATATACATATGCTAGTAGCAATCCCACCAAAATTAAGTATATCAAGTTTTATGGGATTTCTAAAAGGTAAAAGTAGTTTAAGGATATTTGAAAAGTTCGGGAATCTCAAATATAAATATGGGAACAGACACTTTTGGTGTAGAGGATATTATGTGAGTACGGTAGGAAGAAATAAAAAGGCAATAGAGCAATATATAAAAAATCAATTACACGAAGATATGATGTCAGATCAAATAAGTCTAAAAGAATATATGGACCCTTTTAAGGGTAGCAAGTAA
- a CDS encoding transposase, which yields MQRKRYPKEFKEQLIQEAAETGNVGQVAKRHEISPKTLYRWISDSKHKAWEYTSSGAKKTAVYVPSPQEFKQLEKENNQLKKILGEKDLEIAILRDLIKKKNPGFQTE from the coding sequence ATGCAGCGCAAAAGATACCCTAAAGAATTTAAAGAACAATTAATTCAGGAAGCAGCGGAAACCGGCAATGTTGGACAAGTAGCTAAACGCCATGAAATAAGCCCCAAAACCCTTTACCGCTGGATTAGTGATTCAAAACACAAAGCGTGGGAGTATACAAGCAGCGGTGCAAAGAAAACAGCAGTTTACGTACCCTCACCTCAAGAGTTTAAGCAATTGGAAAAAGAAAACAACCAGCTCAAAAAAATCCTGGGCGAAAAGGATCTTGAAATCGCCATATTGAGGGATCTCATAAAAAAGAAAAACCCGGGCTTTCAGACCGAATAG
- a CDS encoding PadR family transcriptional regulator, which produces MTGFVNKRLFQGFICLHILHHADKEPVYGSWMIEELSEHEYKLSPGTLYPILHNLEKEGLIEHYDENVGGKIRKYYVITEAGKKELIEAKKYLAELVGEIGIAKEDDNV; this is translated from the coding sequence ATGACTGGTTTTGTTAACAAGCGGTTGTTTCAAGGTTTTATCTGCTTGCATATTTTGCACCATGCGGACAAAGAGCCTGTTTATGGAAGCTGGATGATTGAGGAATTATCCGAACATGAATATAAATTGAGCCCAGGGACGTTGTATCCTATTCTCCATAACCTTGAAAAAGAAGGTTTGATTGAGCATTATGATGAAAACGTTGGCGGCAAAATCCGTAAATACTATGTTATTACAGAAGCAGGGAAAAAAGAGCTTATTGAAGCCAAGAAATATCTGGCTGAGTTGGTTGGTGAGATTGGAATTGCAAAGGAGGATGACAATGTTTAA